In Niallia sp. FSL W8-0635, one genomic interval encodes:
- the rfbB gene encoding dTDP-glucose 4,6-dehydratase, protein MARKKVLVTGGAGFIGGNFVQYMVNKYPDYDIYNLDLLTYAGDLTKHKEIEKKDNYHFVKADIADRDAISALFEKEKFDYVTHFAAESHVDRSITDPEIFVVTNVLGTQVLLDAAKAVGGVTKFVHVSTDEVYGELDFDPTTFFTENTPLQPNSPYSASKASSDMLVRAYHKTFGLPINITRCSNNYGPYQFPEKLIPLTISRVLNDQKIPVYGDGKNIRDWLHILDHCAAIDLVLHEGANGEVYNVGGHNERTNLEVVKTIISILGKSEDFIEFVTDRLGHDKRYAINPTKLEALGWKPTYSFESGIAQTIQWYLDNKGWWEEIISGEYQNYFEKHYAL, encoded by the coding sequence GTGGCAAGAAAGAAAGTATTAGTAACAGGTGGCGCAGGCTTTATCGGCGGAAACTTTGTGCAATATATGGTCAACAAATATCCAGATTACGATATATATAATTTAGATTTATTAACCTATGCAGGAGATTTAACGAAGCATAAGGAAATCGAAAAGAAGGATAACTATCATTTCGTAAAGGCAGATATTGCCGATCGAGACGCAATATCAGCTCTTTTTGAAAAAGAAAAGTTTGATTATGTGACCCATTTTGCAGCAGAAAGCCATGTGGATCGTTCGATTACAGACCCAGAAATCTTTGTCGTGACAAATGTTCTTGGTACGCAAGTATTACTTGATGCTGCAAAAGCAGTTGGTGGTGTAACGAAATTTGTTCATGTATCAACAGACGAAGTATATGGAGAATTAGATTTCGATCCAACAACCTTCTTTACAGAAAATACACCATTACAGCCAAATAGTCCATATAGTGCAAGTAAGGCATCATCGGATATGCTTGTCCGTGCTTATCATAAAACATTTGGCTTGCCAATCAATATTACACGTTGTTCGAATAACTATGGACCTTATCAATTCCCAGAGAAGTTAATTCCTTTAACCATTTCTCGTGTGTTAAATGATCAAAAGATTCCAGTTTATGGAGACGGTAAAAACATTCGTGATTGGTTGCATATACTTGATCATTGTGCGGCAATTGATTTAGTGCTTCATGAAGGAGCAAATGGTGAAGTGTACAATGTTGGTGGTCATAATGAGCGTACAAACCTAGAAGTTGTAAAAACAATCATTAGCATATTAGGCAAGTCAGAGGACTTTATTGAATTTGTAACCGATCGTCTAGGTCATGACAAACGATATGCGATTAATCCAACCAAACTCGAAGCATTAGGCTGGAAACCAACCTATTCCTTCGAATCTGGAATTGCTCAAACGATTCAATGGTATTTGGATAACAAAGGATGGTGGGAGGAAATTATTAGTGGCGAGTATCAGAATTATTTTGAGAAGCACTATGCTTTATAA
- a CDS encoding ABC transporter permease subunit, with amino-acid sequence METVNAPTISTDRSIHIKKKKRRMKFSFSYIGIGLMLVIVLGTIFVPFISSYNPNTNDLTQTLQKPSATHWFGTDHLGRDLFTRVLYGGQKSLVIAIVVQLISISIGTLLGLLSGYFSGKTDKVIMAVTNIMFSFPGLLFAIAIMAALGPGIFNLILALGIVSWPEICRLVRSQTLSLKEQEFVEGGHALGASVFRILFRYILPNCYGHIAVIATLGMASTILAESSLSFLGLGVQPPDPSWGSMVNQGKDYMFNAPWYLFIPGAVMFIVILGINLVGDAFRDYFDPRMKNSR; translated from the coding sequence ATGGAGACTGTCAATGCGCCAACAATCAGTACTGATAGGAGCATACATATTAAGAAAAAGAAAAGAAGGATGAAATTTTCTTTTTCCTATATTGGTATTGGGTTAATGCTTGTTATTGTATTAGGCACCATATTTGTCCCATTTATTTCTTCTTATAATCCAAATACCAATGATTTAACACAGACATTGCAAAAACCTTCAGCTACCCATTGGTTTGGAACAGACCATTTAGGAAGAGATCTTTTTACAAGAGTTTTATATGGAGGGCAAAAATCACTAGTTATTGCTATCGTCGTTCAGCTTATTTCTATTTCCATTGGAACTTTACTAGGCTTGTTATCTGGTTATTTTTCAGGAAAAACAGATAAAGTAATTATGGCGGTAACCAATATTATGTTTAGCTTTCCAGGGCTCTTATTTGCAATTGCCATTATGGCAGCCTTAGGACCAGGAATATTTAACTTGATTCTTGCCTTAGGAATTGTGAGTTGGCCTGAAATATGCCGATTGGTACGGTCGCAAACTTTATCCTTAAAGGAACAAGAATTTGTAGAAGGTGGTCACGCTTTAGGTGCTAGTGTCTTTCGCATTTTATTTCGCTATATTTTACCTAATTGTTATGGACATATTGCTGTTATCGCAACATTAGGTATGGCATCTACCATTCTTGCCGAATCATCTCTAAGTTTTCTCGGATTAGGCGTACAGCCACCTGATCCTAGTTGGGGATCTATGGTCAATCAAGGAAAGGATTATATGTTTAATGCTCCTTGGTATTTATTTATTCCTGGTGCAGTGATGTTTATTGTCATATTAGGCATAAATTTAGTAGGCGATGCATTTAGAGACTACTTTGATCCAAGAATGAAAAATTCGCGATAA
- a CDS encoding ABC transporter permease: MLNYTIKRLLEAIPIWVAITLIVFVLMNIIPGDPVAQLMDARSGALDENVMKQIREQWGLNDPLPLQYLHFLQGVVQGDFGTSYQSRSSVTELLIERIPVTLQITVLGLIIAIVIGITVGTIGALKRGSWIDSFVSSFSVSGVSLPSFFLGLILMYLFAVKFRLLPATGYVAGDIRYLILPSLTLALAVSGVIARITRSAMIDILRMDYMTTAISKGMSSGRIIVLHALKNAMPPILTIIGVQMGLLLSGAVITETIYGLPGVGRLMIDAILQRDLPIVQGCVVFVATVFLLVNLLTDIGCRLIDPRIKVES; encoded by the coding sequence ATGCTTAATTATACGATAAAACGTCTTTTGGAAGCCATCCCAATCTGGGTAGCTATTACCTTAATTGTATTTGTTTTGATGAATATTATTCCTGGGGACCCAGTAGCCCAATTAATGGATGCGAGAAGCGGGGCATTGGATGAAAATGTTATGAAACAAATTAGAGAGCAATGGGGACTTAATGATCCCCTTCCTCTCCAATATTTACATTTCCTGCAAGGGGTAGTCCAAGGGGATTTTGGTACGTCCTATCAATCTAGAAGTTCTGTAACGGAACTGCTTATTGAAAGGATACCCGTAACCTTACAAATTACTGTTCTAGGATTAATCATTGCTATTGTGATAGGAATTACCGTTGGAACCATTGGAGCTTTAAAAAGAGGTTCTTGGATTGATTCTTTCGTAAGTTCTTTTTCCGTATCTGGTGTTTCCTTGCCCTCGTTTTTCCTAGGATTAATCCTTATGTATCTATTTGCCGTGAAATTTAGACTTCTTCCTGCAACAGGTTATGTAGCAGGGGATATTAGATATTTAATTTTACCATCCCTCACACTAGCTCTAGCTGTAAGTGGCGTAATTGCTAGAATTACTAGATCAGCAATGATTGATATATTGCGAATGGATTATATGACAACGGCTATTTCCAAAGGTATGTCATCAGGAAGAATCATTGTTTTACATGCACTAAAAAATGCCATGCCACCTATATTGACGATAATTGGGGTTCAAATGGGATTGTTGTTATCTGGAGCTGTTATTACAGAAACCATTTATGGATTACCAGGGGTTGGCAGATTAATGATTGACGCGATATTGCAACGTGATTTACCAATCGTGCAAGGTTGTGTTGTTTTTGTAGCCACTGTTTTTTTACTAGTGAATTTACTTACTGATATTGGCTGTAGATTAATCGATCCAAGAATTAAAGTAGAGTCTTAA
- a CDS encoding ABC transporter substrate-binding protein, translating into MKRNNFRLLIFSILMVLFLSACTDESNPTSSTEDDATSSNEPTPGGTLVRAAIYGDPQNLDPMARSHGTSTSMVTWNIFEPLVRYDAVAGEFKEGNASEWEISSDGLTYSFTLNPDVTFHNGRVVTAEDFKYSIERVMNPKNASPNAGNLQAIKGSKEFMSGDATEVTGIKVMDDTHIEISLDKPDNTFLSVLSLPFTAAVPKEVVEEKGDKFGEEPVGAGPFKFSSWVRGSEIVLEKNADYFAGAPYLDKVVYKVMEDQTARDNSFASRQLDMMVLGDAQYARYKNDPTYGELIVEVPELFTRNLKFNLEKDGPWQDVRVRQAINYAIDRDTIIQTVIQGKAYPAVGVLPSSIQGYNDKVTTYSYDPEKAKSLLEEAGYGDGFTLNILTTSHPAFGLPAVEALSGYLEEVGITVKTEQVDFAAMTDRLNNGDFETAMSSNGGMTHPVEFLSRYFHSKNAGASGNTSHYTNEKVDELLDKASQTTDESEMIALAQEAEEMIVKDAPWWFFNYNKAVIVHQPWVKGLQEMPTDIDYQDLTKVWIDESLK; encoded by the coding sequence ATGAAAAGGAATAATTTTAGGTTATTAATTTTTAGTATTTTAATGGTCTTATTTTTAAGTGCATGTACTGACGAAAGTAATCCTACAAGTTCTACTGAAGACGATGCGACTAGTAGTAATGAGCCAACACCAGGGGGGACGTTAGTAAGAGCAGCTATTTACGGGGATCCACAAAACTTGGATCCAATGGCCAGGTCTCATGGTACTTCGACATCCATGGTAACTTGGAATATCTTTGAACCACTTGTTCGTTATGACGCGGTAGCTGGAGAATTCAAAGAAGGAAATGCGTCGGAATGGGAAATTAGTTCAGATGGTTTAACTTATTCTTTTACCCTAAATCCCGATGTAACCTTCCATAATGGAAGAGTGGTTACTGCCGAAGATTTTAAGTATTCGATAGAGAGGGTTATGAATCCAAAAAACGCTTCTCCTAATGCAGGAAACTTACAAGCTATTAAGGGATCTAAGGAATTTATGAGTGGAGATGCAACCGAAGTAACAGGTATTAAAGTGATGGATGATACACATATAGAAATCAGTTTAGACAAACCAGATAACACATTCCTTTCCGTTTTATCTTTACCATTTACAGCTGCCGTTCCAAAAGAGGTAGTGGAGGAAAAAGGGGATAAATTTGGTGAAGAACCAGTTGGGGCAGGTCCATTTAAGTTTTCTAGCTGGGTTCGAGGTAGTGAAATTGTTTTGGAAAAAAATGCAGACTACTTTGCAGGTGCACCTTATTTAGACAAAGTTGTCTATAAAGTTATGGAAGACCAAACAGCGAGAGACAATTCATTTGCTTCCAGACAATTAGACATGATGGTATTAGGGGATGCCCAGTATGCAAGATATAAAAATGATCCAACATATGGTGAATTGATAGTCGAAGTGCCAGAATTATTTACAAGAAATTTAAAGTTTAACCTCGAAAAGGATGGTCCATGGCAAGATGTTCGTGTTAGACAGGCTATAAATTATGCAATCGATCGAGACACCATTATACAAACGGTAATTCAAGGGAAGGCGTATCCAGCAGTTGGAGTACTTCCTTCTTCCATTCAAGGCTATAACGATAAGGTAACTACGTATTCGTATGATCCAGAAAAAGCTAAGTCGTTACTAGAAGAAGCAGGATATGGGGATGGATTTACACTAAACATTCTTACTACCTCACACCCAGCATTCGGATTACCGGCAGTAGAAGCATTAAGTGGATATTTAGAAGAAGTCGGAATTACCGTAAAGACAGAGCAAGTAGATTTTGCTGCAATGACAGATAGATTGAATAATGGAGATTTTGAAACGGCGATGTCTTCAAACGGTGGCATGACACATCCAGTAGAGTTTCTATCTCGCTATTTCCATAGTAAAAATGCTGGTGCATCTGGTAATACAAGTCATTATACCAATGAAAAGGTCGATGAATTGCTAGATAAGGCATCCCAAACAACAGATGAATCGGAAATGATTGCTTTAGCCCAAGAAGCAGAAGAAATGATTGTAAAAGATGCACCTTGGTGGTTCTTTAACTATAACAAGGCAGTTATTGTTCATCAGCCTTGGGTGAAGGGGCTACAGGAAATGCCGACAGATATTGACTATCAAGACTTAACGAAAGTTTGGATTGATGAAAGTCTAAAATAA
- a CDS encoding LLM class flavin-dependent oxidoreductase yields MANLNIPVSVLNLAPIRVGQTSKEAIESMVDLAQATEEMGYKRYWIAEHHNTSTLVSSATAILIKHTLEHTNSISVGSGGVMLPNHSPLVVAEQFGTMATIYPNRVDLGLGRAPGTDMLTASALRRSQKDSVYTFPEDVNALLTYFGPEEDQGYVKAHPGVGTNVPIYILGSSTDSAYLAASLGLPYVFASHFAPRYMEDAIKIYRDRFKPSKYLEKPYMMVCLNLIAAETDEEAAVLQTSTHQFFLNVVRGTQMPLQPPVESLDGLWNPQEEEMAKSMSSVTLLGNKDSVRKQLTAFQERFNVDEIMAVSYIFDQDKQKRSYEILREVVEGK; encoded by the coding sequence ATGGCAAATTTAAATATACCTGTATCTGTACTAAACCTTGCTCCCATACGCGTGGGACAAACTTCAAAAGAAGCCATTGAATCAATGGTTGATTTAGCTCAAGCAACTGAGGAAATGGGATATAAACGATATTGGATTGCTGAGCATCATAATACTTCTACACTTGTTAGTTCTGCGACAGCCATTTTAATAAAGCATACGCTTGAACATACAAATAGTATTAGTGTAGGATCTGGTGGAGTGATGCTACCTAACCATTCTCCATTAGTGGTTGCAGAACAATTTGGAACGATGGCGACAATCTATCCAAATCGTGTGGATTTAGGGCTTGGGAGAGCTCCTGGAACGGATATGCTAACCGCAAGTGCCTTGAGAAGATCGCAAAAGGATTCTGTCTATACGTTTCCAGAGGATGTTAATGCTCTTCTGACATATTTTGGGCCAGAAGAAGATCAAGGGTATGTAAAAGCCCATCCAGGTGTTGGAACCAATGTACCGATTTACATTCTTGGTTCTTCCACAGATTCCGCCTATTTAGCAGCAAGCTTAGGATTGCCTTATGTTTTTGCTTCTCATTTTGCGCCAAGATATATGGAAGATGCGATCAAGATTTATCGTGATCGTTTCAAGCCTTCGAAGTATTTAGAGAAACCTTATATGATGGTTTGTTTAAATTTAATTGCTGCTGAAACGGATGAAGAGGCTGCTGTTTTACAGACATCCACTCATCAGTTTTTCCTTAATGTAGTACGTGGTACCCAAATGCCTCTTCAGCCACCAGTGGAAAGTCTAGATGGACTTTGGAACCCACAGGAAGAAGAAATGGCAAAATCAATGTCTAGTGTCACTCTATTGGGAAATAAAGACTCGGTTCGCAAGCAGCTTACAGCTTTTCAAGAACGCTTTAATGTGGACGAAATCATGGCTGTTTCTTATATTTTTGACCAAGACAAGCAGAAACGCTCTTATGAAATATTAAGAGAAGTGGTAGAGGGGAAGTAA
- a CDS encoding ABC transporter ATP-binding protein, translating to MILDVQDLKVGYNKNGDIVHVLKQVDFSLEKGETLGIVGESGCGKSMTSLAIMGLLKNKGLLATDGKIVWEGKDLLASTNSEWKGIRGKEISMIFQEPMTALNPLLTIGTQITEQLAAHYRLSKKERTEKAVEMLKLVGIPSPEQRMKSYPHELSGGMRQRVMIAMAISCQPRLLIADEPTTALDVTIQAQILDLLADLTKKLDMAMILITHDLGVVANNCQKVIVMYAGRVMEEARKDQLFEKAFHPYTQGLLQSVTSIEEKMDELYSIPGRVPMADEEIQGCIFQDRCPFAEQKCQMQQPPLTEIEENRKVSCWRYKEIAEGVAS from the coding sequence ATGATACTAGATGTTCAAGATTTGAAAGTTGGATATAACAAGAACGGTGACATAGTCCATGTTTTAAAACAAGTGGACTTTTCCTTAGAAAAAGGGGAGACATTGGGGATTGTAGGAGAGTCGGGCTGTGGAAAAAGTATGACTTCCTTAGCCATAATGGGCCTACTTAAAAACAAAGGCCTTCTCGCTACGGATGGAAAAATAGTTTGGGAAGGAAAGGATTTATTAGCCTCCACAAATTCAGAATGGAAAGGCATACGCGGAAAAGAAATTTCGATGATTTTTCAAGAACCGATGACAGCACTTAATCCTTTATTAACAATTGGAACACAAATAACGGAACAATTAGCTGCTCATTATCGCTTAAGTAAAAAGGAAAGAACAGAAAAAGCGGTGGAAATGCTGAAATTAGTAGGCATACCGTCTCCAGAGCAACGGATGAAGTCTTATCCACATGAGCTTTCTGGAGGAATGCGGCAAAGAGTGATGATTGCGATGGCCATTTCTTGTCAGCCGCGTCTATTAATTGCAGATGAACCAACAACAGCTTTAGATGTAACGATTCAAGCACAAATCTTAGATTTACTTGCTGATTTAACGAAAAAATTAGATATGGCGATGATTTTAATAACACATGATTTAGGAGTTGTCGCTAATAATTGTCAAAAAGTTATTGTAATGTATGCTGGCCGCGTAATGGAGGAAGCAAGAAAAGACCAATTATTTGAAAAGGCATTTCATCCCTATACACAAGGATTATTACAGTCTGTTACTTCGATTGAAGAGAAAATGGACGAATTATATTCCATTCCTGGTCGAGTTCCAATGGCGGATGAGGAGATACAAGGCTGCATTTTTCAAGACCGTTGTCCTTTTGCTGAACAAAAATGCCAGATGCAACAACCGCCGCTTACAGAAATAGAAGAAAATCGTAAAGTCAGTTGTTGGAGATATAAGGAAATTGCAGAAGGGGTTGCATCATAA
- a CDS encoding N-acetylmuramoyl-L-alanine amidase: MTKIFIDAGHGGTDSGAVGNGLQEKVLTLTIAKKIENLLKNYENTSVKMSRTSDTTLSLSQRTDAANAWGADFFLSIHINAGGGTGYEDYRYNTLSASSATGKVQSTIHSAVMAELKAFNIIDRGAKAANFHVLRETNSPAILTENLFIDTKADANLLKRNDVLDAIAKGHVEGMAKAFGLKKKPIEIGKAESGTYTVAQGDTLWSISQTQGVTVDQLKAWNPGINPNALQIGSKLNIGVTIQTYNIQKGDTFWDIEEKLNLKHGTLEKLNPSVNVKALQVGDTIRIK; the protein is encoded by the coding sequence ATGACAAAAATTTTCATCGATGCAGGACATGGTGGTACTGATTCAGGGGCAGTAGGTAATGGGTTGCAAGAAAAAGTATTAACGCTTACAATTGCTAAAAAAATTGAAAACTTATTAAAAAATTATGAGAATACAAGTGTGAAAATGAGTAGAACGAGCGATACTACATTGTCTTTGTCACAACGTACTGATGCTGCTAACGCATGGGGAGCTGATTTCTTCCTATCTATTCATATTAATGCTGGCGGTGGGACTGGATACGAAGATTACCGCTATAACACATTATCTGCAAGTAGCGCTACAGGAAAAGTACAATCAACGATTCATTCTGCAGTAATGGCAGAATTAAAAGCATTTAATATAATTGATAGAGGGGCGAAAGCGGCTAATTTCCACGTATTACGAGAAACGAACAGTCCAGCAATTTTAACCGAAAATTTATTTATTGATACAAAAGCTGATGCTAATTTATTGAAACGAAATGATGTATTAGACGCTATTGCAAAAGGACATGTTGAAGGAATGGCAAAAGCATTTGGATTAAAGAAGAAACCAATCGAAATAGGTAAAGCAGAGAGTGGTACCTATACGGTTGCACAAGGAGATACTTTATGGAGTATCTCACAAACACAAGGAGTTACTGTAGATCAATTAAAAGCATGGAATCCAGGCATTAACCCTAATGCTTTGCAAATAGGCAGTAAATTAAATATTGGTGTTACCATTCAAACGTATAATATTCAAAAGGGAGATACCTTTTGGGATATTGAGGAAAAGCTGAATCTTAAGCATGGTACACTCGAAAAATTAAATCCATCTGTTAATGTTAAAGCTTTACAAGTAGGAGATACCATTCGTATCAAATAA
- a CDS encoding NADH:flavin oxidoreductase/NADH oxidase, giving the protein MKDLFTPFSYKGLELKNRVVMPPMCQYSVEKKDGIATDWHYVHYVSRAIGGAGLIIIEMTDVEPDGRITDNDLGLWSDEHIAPLKRIVDACHQYGAKVGIQIAHAGRKAEDAPQPVSASALPFDDKSKTPRELTTEEVKGMVEKFREATARAIKAGFDTIELHGAHGYLIHQFQSAYTNKRTDEYGKDLTKFGVEIIKAVKEEMPADMPLIMRVSGKEYVEGGYDIEDSVAFSKKYEEAGVDIFHVSAGGEGPIAAAGRPGTHVAYQVPLARAFKQELSVPVIAVGRLDSPELANSVIGNDDADLVAVGRGMLRNPYWTIEAAAQLHKETEMPKQYAVAFPKR; this is encoded by the coding sequence ATGAAGGATTTATTTACTCCTTTCTCTTATAAAGGATTAGAATTAAAAAACCGTGTAGTAATGCCTCCAATGTGTCAATATTCAGTGGAGAAAAAAGACGGAATCGCAACAGATTGGCATTATGTTCATTATGTAAGTCGCGCAATCGGCGGTGCTGGATTAATCATTATTGAAATGACAGATGTAGAGCCTGACGGTCGTATCACCGATAATGATTTAGGCTTATGGTCTGATGAACATATTGCTCCATTGAAACGAATTGTTGATGCTTGTCATCAATATGGCGCAAAAGTGGGGATTCAAATTGCTCATGCTGGAAGAAAGGCGGAAGACGCACCACAACCTGTGTCCGCATCTGCCCTTCCATTTGATGATAAATCCAAAACACCAAGAGAATTAACGACAGAAGAAGTAAAAGGTATGGTGGAAAAATTCCGTGAGGCTACTGCTCGTGCTATTAAAGCTGGTTTTGATACAATCGAGTTGCATGGCGCACATGGCTATTTAATTCATCAATTCCAATCTGCCTATACAAATAAACGTACAGATGAATACGGCAAAGACTTGACAAAGTTCGGTGTGGAAATCATTAAAGCTGTGAAAGAAGAAATGCCAGCAGATATGCCATTAATCATGCGTGTTTCTGGTAAAGAGTATGTTGAGGGCGGATATGATATCGAAGACAGTGTTGCATTTTCTAAAAAATATGAAGAAGCCGGCGTAGACATTTTCCATGTGAGTGCAGGTGGAGAAGGTCCAATTGCTGCAGCAGGACGACCTGGAACACATGTCGCATACCAAGTTCCTTTAGCTCGTGCATTTAAACAAGAGTTAAGTGTACCAGTTATAGCAGTAGGAAGACTAGATTCACCAGAATTAGCAAACTCCGTCATTGGCAACGATGATGCAGATCTAGTTGCCGTAGGAAGAGGCATGCTCCGCAATCCATACTGGACAATCGAAGCAGCTGCACAACTACATAAAGAAACAGAAATGCCAAAACAATATGCCGTCGCATTCCCTAAGAGATAA